A region of Maribacter algicola DNA encodes the following proteins:
- a CDS encoding cellulose synthase family protein, with protein sequence MALTISYIIIAIYSIALLLIFFYSLAQLNLLVNYLSQKRKNQTAPKFNLLDPKEIPFVTIQLPVYNEEYVMERLLENIAKIEYPKSKLEIQVLDDSTDDSVAVTAQRISELQETGLDIQHIRRTDRTGFKAGALKEGLKIAKGEFIAIFDADFMPSPDWLKKTVIYFKDPEIGVVQTRWGHLNRDYSTLTKIQAFALDAHFTLEQVGRNAKGHFINFNGTAGIWRKETILDAGNWEGDTLTEDLDLSYRAQLKNWKFKYLEDVETPAELPVVISAARSQQFRWNKGGAENFRKTVWSVITAKNIPFKTKFHGVMHLLNSSMFLCVFIVAFLSIPMLYIKNMYGHLGWVFEATSFFILSTIILFICYWFTYKSVQGSSFDNFVDYIKLFFTFFSVALGFSLHNSIAVLEGHMGKRSEFVRTPKFNINNLTQSWKGNKYLAKKLSPNMILEFALMLYFLFGMYSAVPLNDFGLFPFHFMLFLGFSFVFFKSLTARA encoded by the coding sequence ATGGCACTTACCATCTCTTACATTATCATCGCGATCTATAGTATTGCACTGCTGTTGATCTTCTTTTACAGTTTGGCCCAATTGAACCTTTTGGTCAATTACCTTTCCCAAAAAAGGAAGAACCAAACGGCTCCAAAATTCAATTTATTGGATCCCAAGGAAATTCCTTTTGTTACCATTCAGCTTCCCGTGTACAACGAGGAATATGTAATGGAGCGTCTGTTGGAAAACATTGCCAAGATAGAATACCCAAAAAGCAAGTTGGAAATCCAGGTGTTGGACGACTCAACGGATGACTCCGTGGCAGTGACCGCGCAACGCATATCCGAACTTCAGGAAACCGGATTGGACATACAGCATATCCGCAGAACGGATAGAACGGGCTTTAAGGCCGGAGCACTTAAGGAAGGGCTTAAGATCGCCAAAGGCGAGTTCATCGCTATTTTTGATGCCGACTTTATGCCATCTCCAGATTGGTTGAAGAAAACCGTTATCTACTTTAAAGATCCGGAAATTGGTGTGGTACAGACCCGTTGGGGGCACTTGAACCGCGACTATTCCACCTTGACCAAAATACAGGCCTTTGCCCTGGATGCACACTTCACCTTGGAGCAAGTGGGCAGAAACGCCAAAGGACACTTTATCAACTTTAACGGTACGGCGGGTATCTGGAGAAAAGAGACCATTTTGGATGCCGGTAACTGGGAAGGCGATACTTTGACCGAGGACTTGGACTTGAGCTATCGTGCCCAATTGAAGAATTGGAAGTTTAAGTATTTGGAGGACGTGGAGACGCCTGCCGAGCTACCTGTCGTAATCAGTGCGGCCCGTTCGCAGCAGTTCCGTTGGAACAAAGGTGGTGCGGAAAACTTTAGAAAGACCGTTTGGAGCGTAATCACAGCGAAAAACATTCCGTTTAAGACGAAGTTTCATGGGGTGATGCACCTATTGAACAGCAGTATGTTCCTATGTGTCTTCATTGTGGCCTTTTTGAGTATCCCCATGCTGTACATTAAAAATATGTATGGGCATTTGGGTTGGGTGTTCGAGGCAACTAGCTTTTTCATCCTAAGTACCATCATCCTATTCATCTGTTATTGGTTTACCTACAAGAGCGTTCAGGGCAGTAGCTTTGACAATTTTGTGGACTACATAAAACTGTTCTTTACCTTTTTCTCGGTAGCCTTGGGCTTCTCGCTACACAACTCCATTGCGGTTTTGGAAGGACACATGGGCAAGCGCAGTGAATTTGTACGTACGCCCAAGTTCAACATCAATAACCTGACACAAAGCTGGAAGGGCAACAAGTATCTGGCAAAGAAACTGTCTCCCAACATGATCTTGGAATTCGCCTTAATGTTGTATTTCCTTTTTGGCATGTACAGTGCGGTTCCCTTGAACGATTTTGGATTGTTCCCGTTCCACTTTATGTTGTTCCTAGGCTTTAGCTTTGTCTTCTTTAAAAGCTTAACGGCAAGAGCATAA
- a CDS encoding glycosyltransferase family 2 protein, translating into MTDIKVIIPAFNEADSIAHVIHDLPKSVSEIIVINNASTDATVENARKAGATVLTETKKGYGYACLCGMDYIAKQSKQPDIIVFIDGDYSDYPEELDRLVAPIIENDLDFVVGARKKSLREEGSMTPQQVFGNQLATFLMRLFFGSKFTDLGPFRAIKYESLKELKMEDKTYGWTVEMQLKILRKKMAYTEVPVRYKKRIGVSKVSGTVKGTIFAGVKILGWIFKYSLK; encoded by the coding sequence ATGACAGACATTAAGGTTATTATTCCCGCCTTTAATGAAGCAGATTCCATTGCGCATGTTATCCACGACCTTCCAAAATCGGTTTCGGAAATAATAGTTATTAACAATGCATCTACGGATGCCACCGTTGAAAATGCCCGTAAAGCCGGGGCTACCGTGCTTACGGAGACCAAAAAAGGGTATGGATATGCCTGTCTTTGTGGTATGGATTACATCGCCAAGCAATCCAAACAACCGGATATTATCGTATTTATCGACGGAGACTATTCTGACTATCCGGAGGAATTGGATAGGCTTGTAGCTCCCATTATTGAAAACGATCTTGATTTTGTTGTAGGCGCCAGAAAAAAAAGTTTGCGGGAGGAAGGTTCCATGACCCCGCAACAGGTTTTTGGCAACCAATTGGCCACATTTTTAATGCGTTTGTTTTTTGGCTCTAAATTTACGGATTTGGGACCTTTTAGGGCGATAAAATACGAAAGTCTCAAAGAATTGAAAATGGAGGACAAAACGTACGGATGGACGGTAGAAATGCAGTTGAAAATTTTGCGAAAAAAAATGGCATATACCGAAGTACCAGTGCGTTACAAAAAAAGAATTGGTGTTTCAAAAGTGTCCGGTACGGTAAAAGGTACTATCTTTGCCGGAGTAAAAATATTGGGTTGGATCTTTAAATACAGTTTAAAATAA
- a CDS encoding GIY-YIG nuclease family protein: MKFYYVYILKCSDGTLYTGVTNDLDKRVIQHQNGFRKDSYTYLRRPVKLVWQIQCENPSEAIKIEKQIKGWSHRKKQALINENWSDLIKFSKNYTQFGKGD, encoded by the coding sequence ATGAAATTCTACTACGTATACATTTTAAAATGTTCGGACGGCACGTTGTACACTGGCGTGACCAATGACTTGGACAAAAGAGTAATTCAGCATCAAAATGGCTTCAGAAAAGATAGTTATACCTATTTAAGAAGACCTGTAAAATTGGTGTGGCAGATTCAATGTGAAAATCCATCCGAAGCGATAAAAATCGAAAAACAGATAAAGGGTTGGTCGCACCGAAAGAAACAGGCTTTGATAAATGAAAATTGGAGCGACCTTATTAAGTTTTCTAAAAATTACACGCAGTTTGGAAAAGGAGATTAA
- a CDS encoding 4Fe-4S binding protein, whose product MSTLDKSMSLAGEPPNALNTNQKISVLIGMTGLGILILQLFNLQLGNSALWLSISLLLIFLGVFLFSQAAYAHKHEGIKNDGVWFKSISSRGVLGWLTGIALTGFYIVLYFYPEYLGLVQDGDNKGVIALFDPLSKALSGNPASQWFVYGALYTLGILAFGIKFMWKYRHNGYQRLRTISVMFFQTAFAFIIPEIMARLNGDLPYYDLKNMWPLNYYNFERYRINGFIDAGDIGLAMLFFGILSIFVISPILTYKFGKRWYCSWVCGCGALAETVGDPFRQLSDKSKFAWKVERWVVHSVVVFVTLMTTAVIYSYLGNDTSKYWLTKSTFLIGVSVILTAVFAWVMIFKRDQLQKDAQYGAIGYFTIIAVLIGMHFFSGDGNIFIFKSNTLRTTYSFLIGSIFSGVIGTGFYPIFGSRVWCRFGCPMAAILGFQQRLFSKFRITTNGGQCISCGNCSTYCEMGIDVRAYAQKGENIVRSSCVGCGICSAVCPRGVLKLENGPQEGRINPTEVLLGNDVDLMELVNRK is encoded by the coding sequence ATGAGCACTCTAGATAAAAGTATGTCATTGGCCGGGGAACCACCAAATGCCTTGAACACCAACCAGAAAATATCCGTATTGATAGGAATGACCGGACTGGGCATTCTCATTTTACAATTGTTCAATCTGCAATTGGGAAACAGTGCCCTTTGGCTAAGCATCTCCCTGCTGTTGATTTTCTTGGGCGTATTCCTATTCTCCCAAGCTGCCTACGCACATAAGCACGAGGGTATCAAAAACGATGGTGTATGGTTCAAATCCATTTCGAGCAGGGGTGTTTTGGGCTGGTTGACCGGGATTGCCCTTACTGGATTTTACATTGTACTTTATTTCTATCCGGAATATTTGGGTCTGGTACAGGACGGGGACAACAAGGGAGTGATTGCCCTGTTCGACCCTTTGAGCAAGGCTTTGAGCGGGAATCCTGCGAGTCAGTGGTTCGTATATGGAGCCTTATATACATTGGGCATACTGGCCTTTGGGATAAAATTTATGTGGAAATATAGGCATAATGGCTACCAGCGTCTGCGAACCATTAGTGTCATGTTCTTTCAAACCGCCTTTGCCTTTATCATTCCCGAAATTATGGCACGTCTGAACGGTGACCTGCCTTATTATGACCTTAAGAATATGTGGCCGCTGAACTACTATAATTTTGAGCGCTACCGGATAAACGGTTTTATCGATGCAGGGGATATTGGGTTGGCCATGTTGTTTTTTGGCATTCTTTCCATTTTTGTGATTTCACCTATTTTGACCTATAAATTCGGGAAACGATGGTACTGCTCTTGGGTATGTGGCTGTGGTGCCTTGGCGGAAACCGTGGGTGATCCTTTCAGACAATTGAGCGATAAATCCAAGTTCGCCTGGAAGGTAGAACGCTGGGTAGTGCATAGCGTGGTAGTCTTTGTAACCTTGATGACTACGGCCGTTATCTACTCCTATTTGGGGAACGACACCAGCAAATACTGGTTGACCAAAAGCACCTTTCTCATTGGGGTATCCGTAATACTGACCGCAGTTTTCGCTTGGGTCATGATCTTTAAAAGAGACCAACTTCAAAAAGATGCCCAGTACGGGGCCATAGGTTATTTTACCATTATCGCGGTGTTGATCGGTATGCACTTCTTTAGCGGTGATGGCAACATTTTCATATTCAAATCGAATACACTTAGGACTACGTACAGCTTTTTGATCGGGAGCATCTTTTCAGGAGTTATCGGTACGGGCTTCTACCCCATTTTTGGTAGCAGGGTATGGTGCAGATTTGGGTGTCCCATGGCGGCCATCCTAGGATTTCAGCAACGCTTGTTTTCAAAATTTAGGATAACCACCAACGGAGGCCAGTGCATTTCCTGTGGCAATTGCTCCACCTATTGCGAAATGGGCATCGATGTGCGGGCCTATGCCCAAAAAGGCGAGAACATTGTCCGGTCCAGTTGTGTGGGTTGTGGAATCTGCTCGGCCGTGTGTCCCCGCGGCGTACTCAAATTGGAGAACGGACCGCAAGAGGGTCGCATCAATCCTACCGAAGTACTTTTGGGCAATGATGTTGATTTGATGGAGTTGGTGAATAGAAAGTAG
- a CDS encoding NAD(P)/FAD-dependent oxidoreductase, with translation MQHIVIIGNGISGVTLARHVRKLSDKKITIISSESEYFFSRTALMYVYMGHMKFEHTQPYENNFWKKNRIELVNGYVEKVLPDQKTVSLSNGDLIKYDALVIATGSKPNKFGWPGQDLKGVQGLYSKQDLEQLEKNAPNKNVCKRAVIVGGGLIGIEMAEMLRSRDIPVTFLVRETSFWNGVLPSGESEMINEHIREHHIDLRLGTNLKEILSDENGKAKAVVTDKGETIDCDVVGLTAGVTPNIDFLKDSGIELGKGVKVNRMLETNIKDIYAIGDCAEQHEGIGLRRPVEAVWYTGRMMGETLAQTLCGNPTEYNPGHWFNSAKFLDIEYQTYGWVFSERNKKEYEEHFHWRHPKEKLCITIAFHKDTHEFLGINNFGIRLRHELFDRWLNEKRSVQYVLEHLKDANFDPELYDSYEEAIIAKFNQDFNQNIQPKKKSWRRILKLA, from the coding sequence ATGCAACACATCGTCATCATTGGCAACGGTATTTCAGGTGTGACCTTAGCCAGACATGTTCGGAAACTATCCGACAAAAAAATCACCATCATTTCTTCCGAATCCGAATATTTCTTTTCACGAACCGCCCTTATGTACGTGTACATGGGCCACATGAAATTTGAACACACACAGCCCTACGAAAACAACTTTTGGAAGAAAAACAGGATAGAATTAGTAAACGGCTATGTTGAAAAGGTGCTTCCGGACCAAAAAACGGTGTCCCTTTCCAATGGCGACCTCATTAAATACGATGCCCTGGTCATCGCCACGGGCTCCAAACCCAACAAATTTGGCTGGCCCGGTCAGGATTTGAAAGGCGTACAGGGACTATACTCCAAACAAGATCTGGAGCAATTGGAAAAGAACGCTCCAAACAAGAATGTTTGCAAGCGGGCTGTCATTGTGGGTGGCGGGCTTATTGGTATCGAAATGGCCGAAATGTTGCGAAGCAGGGACATCCCGGTGACCTTTTTGGTGCGTGAGACCAGCTTTTGGAACGGGGTGTTGCCCAGTGGGGAATCGGAAATGATCAACGAGCACATCAGGGAACACCATATTGATTTACGCTTGGGTACCAATTTGAAAGAAATTCTATCCGATGAAAACGGCAAAGCAAAAGCCGTGGTAACGGACAAAGGCGAAACCATTGACTGCGATGTGGTGGGACTCACGGCAGGTGTCACGCCCAATATCGATTTTCTAAAGGATTCCGGCATAGAACTTGGAAAAGGGGTCAAGGTAAACCGAATGCTGGAAACCAACATAAAGGACATCTACGCCATTGGCGACTGTGCGGAACAGCATGAAGGAATCGGGCTACGAAGACCCGTAGAGGCCGTTTGGTATACGGGCAGAATGATGGGCGAGACCTTGGCGCAGACCCTTTGTGGCAACCCCACCGAATACAATCCGGGACACTGGTTCAACTCGGCCAAATTCTTGGACATAGAATATCAGACCTATGGGTGGGTGTTCAGCGAGCGTAATAAAAAAGAGTACGAGGAACATTTCCACTGGCGGCATCCCAAGGAAAAACTCTGTATCACCATAGCCTTCCACAAGGATACCCATGAATTTTTGGGAATCAATAACTTCGGCATCCGTCTACGACACGAACTGTTCGATAGATGGCTAAACGAAAAAAGAAGTGTCCAATATGTACTGGAACACCTTAAGGACGCCAATTTTGACCCGGAACTCTACGACTCTTATGAAGAGGCTATCATAGCTAAGTTCAATCAAGATTTTAACCAAAACATCCAACCTAAAAAGAAAAGTTGGAGGCGGATCTTAAAACTTGCCTAA
- a CDS encoding DUF547 domain-containing protein has protein sequence MKLNVPTILLFFLLAYNLPAQELTTFFDKSDAFFKFYVKNGRVDYSAIKKNPEALRSILMEAENSSVQKSDASNYQAFWINAYNLLVLDGIVSGYPLKSPLDIPGFFDRNKHSIGGMSLTLNDIENKMLRAEFPKEARFHFVLVCAGLGCPPIIDMAYVPEKLESQLQAQTVLALNNPQFIQVNKNKVKISQIFEWYKTDFEQAGDVVDFINRYRDEKLPNNSKVSYYPYDWSLNDLN, from the coding sequence ATGAAATTAAATGTCCCAACCATACTCCTTTTTTTCTTGTTGGCATACAACCTTCCGGCACAGGAACTCACTACATTTTTTGACAAGTCCGATGCTTTTTTTAAGTTCTATGTTAAAAACGGACGTGTCGATTATTCGGCCATAAAGAAAAATCCTGAGGCTTTACGGTCGATACTTATGGAAGCCGAAAATAGCTCCGTACAAAAATCCGATGCAAGCAATTACCAAGCCTTCTGGATCAACGCTTACAACCTACTGGTACTTGACGGTATCGTCTCTGGGTATCCCTTAAAATCACCCTTGGACATTCCCGGATTCTTTGACAGGAATAAGCATAGTATTGGTGGAATGTCGTTGACTTTGAACGACATAGAAAACAAAATGTTACGAGCAGAATTCCCCAAGGAGGCCAGGTTTCACTTTGTGTTGGTATGCGCCGGACTGGGGTGTCCGCCCATTATCGATATGGCCTATGTACCCGAAAAACTGGAAAGCCAGTTACAGGCCCAGACGGTACTCGCCCTGAACAATCCACAATTTATACAAGTCAACAAAAACAAGGTGAAGATCTCACAGATTTTTGAGTGGTACAAGACCGATTTTGAACAAGCAGGCGACGTAGTTGATTTTATAAACAGGTATAGAGACGAGAAGCTCCCCAATAATTCAAAAGTTTCCTATTACCCATACGACTGGTCCTTGAACGACCTTAACTAA
- a CDS encoding BamA/TamA family outer membrane protein yields MEGSNVFLSCFNRVQSVPISVFWKLKSVLVLGILLSSFFMNGQGSLVEKLEFIDAKRTKKSFIEKFIGMKQGMALDSAQMERDILRLKRLPSVANAYYLVAQTENGNYEVQYVLNENFTLIPFANLFSSSNDDFAFRVGLQEFNAFGRNITLGAFYQLDVYNSYGFAIRAPYLFTNNFGIAFNYNNFSTLEPVFLSSGTAEYRYGNTGVELLGLYEFDLKNRMELGFSFFVEDYEYLSGATNPQVPLNLNVDKHLFKLIFDHDGLDYFYYYVEGFRSLLNFQYVGSSDVNLPQFFIGFNDFTYYKRIGNRGNWANRLRLGLASNVNSPFAPFTVDNNLNIRGVGNTIDRGTGAIVLNTEYRHTLLERNSFVLQGNIFLDGGTWRNPGGDFNDFLDADNLRIYPGLGFRVMHKRIFNAIFRVDYGYGITPDAANGIVFGIGQYF; encoded by the coding sequence ATGGAAGGATCGAACGTTTTTTTATCTTGTTTCAATCGGGTACAGAGTGTACCCATTTCCGTATTTTGGAAACTGAAATCGGTCCTGGTACTTGGAATACTGCTTTCTTCTTTTTTTATGAACGGACAAGGATCCCTAGTGGAAAAGCTGGAGTTTATCGATGCCAAGCGTACCAAAAAATCCTTCATTGAAAAATTCATAGGAATGAAGCAGGGCATGGCATTGGACTCCGCCCAAATGGAAAGGGATATCCTGCGACTAAAGCGATTGCCTTCCGTAGCGAACGCCTATTATCTGGTCGCTCAAACGGAAAACGGGAATTATGAGGTCCAGTATGTACTCAACGAAAACTTCACCCTCATACCTTTTGCCAATTTGTTCAGTTCTTCCAATGACGATTTTGCCTTTAGGGTGGGGCTGCAGGAATTCAATGCTTTTGGACGGAACATTACCTTGGGAGCATTTTATCAATTGGATGTCTATAATTCCTATGGATTTGCGATTAGGGCCCCATACCTTTTTACCAATAATTTTGGCATTGCCTTTAACTATAATAACTTCTCAACCTTGGAACCCGTGTTCCTTTCCAGTGGTACGGCAGAGTATAGGTATGGGAACACCGGAGTGGAACTTTTGGGACTTTATGAATTCGACCTAAAAAATAGGATGGAACTGGGATTCAGTTTCTTTGTGGAGGATTATGAATATCTGTCCGGCGCCACCAATCCCCAAGTGCCGTTGAACTTGAATGTGGACAAGCATTTGTTTAAACTTATTTTTGACCATGATGGGCTGGACTATTTCTATTATTATGTGGAAGGCTTTAGAAGCCTGTTGAATTTTCAATACGTGGGAAGTTCGGATGTCAACCTCCCCCAATTCTTTATCGGGTTTAACGATTTTACCTATTACAAAAGAATTGGGAACAGGGGCAACTGGGCCAACCGACTCCGTTTGGGTTTGGCAAGTAATGTAAACAGCCCCTTCGCGCCCTTTACAGTTGACAATAACCTGAACATTCGCGGGGTGGGGAATACCATCGACAGGGGAACGGGCGCCATCGTTCTCAATACGGAATATAGGCATACATTGCTCGAAAGGAACAGTTTTGTGTTGCAGGGGAATATATTTTTGGACGGAGGCACATGGCGAAATCCCGGAGGCGATTTTAATGATTTTTTGGATGCCGATAATCTTAGGATCTATCCTGGATTGGGTTTCAGGGTGATGCACAAGCGTATTTTCAATGCCATTTTTAGGGTGGATTACGGCTACGGAATAACACCCGATGCCGCCAACGGAATCGTCTTCGGTATCGGTCAATATTTTTAA
- a CDS encoding glycoside hydrolase family 113, which yields MRNLGLLLLCFLQFCCTSKAQKKFNGVSFVASREEAAQPHVDEIIKIHANSAAVMPFGFIRNLASPEIIFDTERQWFGETRKGAKQYIEMLKKNGLQVMVKPQIWIGGGQFTGTINMKSPEDWKILEASYDKFILNYAELAEETKTPIFCIGTELETFVKNRPEYWNELIAKIRKIYSGKLTYAANWDEYARTPFWKELDFIGIDAYFPLSESKTPSVEELKLGWQPWKQKISDLALQTQRPVLFTEYGYRSMDFTAKKPWLVDRTEEGVNMEGQSNAKKAIFEEFWGEEWFAGGFVWKWFIQHEKSGGEKDNRFTPQNKPSQAIIANYYKLHKD from the coding sequence ATGAGGAACTTAGGCCTGTTATTACTCTGTTTTCTTCAGTTTTGCTGTACCAGTAAGGCACAAAAAAAGTTTAATGGTGTCAGTTTTGTCGCCTCAAGAGAAGAGGCGGCCCAGCCCCACGTTGACGAGATAATAAAGATCCATGCAAATAGTGCGGCAGTAATGCCCTTTGGTTTTATACGTAATCTGGCTTCGCCCGAAATTATTTTTGATACGGAAAGACAGTGGTTCGGGGAAACCAGAAAAGGTGCCAAGCAATACATCGAAATGTTGAAAAAGAATGGCTTGCAGGTTATGGTAAAGCCACAGATTTGGATCGGGGGCGGACAGTTTACAGGCACCATCAACATGAAATCGCCTGAAGACTGGAAAATCTTGGAGGCTTCTTACGATAAATTTATCCTTAATTATGCGGAGCTGGCCGAGGAAACCAAAACACCTATTTTTTGCATCGGTACTGAACTGGAAACCTTTGTGAAGAATCGGCCGGAATACTGGAACGAGCTTATCGCGAAAATCCGGAAAATCTATTCCGGTAAATTGACCTATGCTGCCAATTGGGACGAATATGCCAGAACCCCCTTTTGGAAAGAATTGGATTTTATAGGTATCGATGCCTATTTCCCCCTTTCGGAATCCAAAACACCTTCAGTTGAGGAACTTAAATTAGGTTGGCAGCCTTGGAAACAGAAAATTTCAGACTTGGCTCTTCAGACCCAAAGACCTGTACTTTTCACGGAATACGGTTATCGAAGTATGGATTTTACGGCTAAGAAACCATGGCTGGTAGACCGTACCGAGGAAGGAGTGAACATGGAAGGTCAGTCCAATGCCAAAAAGGCCATTTTTGAGGAGTTTTGGGGAGAGGAATGGTTTGCGGGGGGCTTTGTTTGGAAATGGTTCATTCAGCATGAGAAATCCGGTGGGGAAAAGGACAACCGGTTTACGCCCCAAAACAAACCTTCCCAGGCCATCATCGCCAATTACTATAAGTTACATAAGGATTAG
- a CDS encoding N-acetylmuramoyl-L-alanine amidase family protein, with protein sequence MRKSFLFVFLFFAHYFLIYGQDTLATVTAEKGDGIYSLLRKHGVNPYEYYHEFIDINMDNLRDSLHLLEGRTYIIPKVELDTVPVVDSIQKQAKKVKEIASKTYDIFGEDHKTVLSKSERLKGAIYYLVSGHGGPDPGAMAVYKGKSISEDEYAYDITLRLAKELLAHGAMVYIIIRDENDGIREERILEMDRDEVAYPDKVIPLNQLDRLQQRVDIVNDLYKQNKGAYQRLIVTHVDSRSEGQNIDVFFYHHEKSQNGKRLAESIHKTFEAKYRQYQPNRNYSGTFEDRTSLFLVKKTHPAMTFIEIGNIRNEKDQRRILDPDNRQALAKWISEGVILDFEER encoded by the coding sequence ATGCGTAAGTCTTTCTTGTTTGTATTTCTTTTTTTTGCACACTACTTTCTTATTTATGGACAGGATACCCTGGCCACCGTTACCGCAGAAAAGGGCGATGGTATTTATTCCCTATTGAGAAAACATGGGGTAAATCCGTATGAGTACTACCATGAATTCATAGACATCAATATGGATAACCTGCGGGACAGCCTGCATCTTTTGGAGGGTAGAACCTATATTATTCCCAAAGTGGAGCTTGACACGGTGCCCGTTGTGGATTCTATTCAAAAACAAGCCAAGAAAGTGAAGGAAATAGCTTCTAAGACCTACGATATTTTTGGTGAGGACCATAAAACGGTACTTTCTAAAAGTGAACGGTTGAAAGGGGCCATCTACTACTTGGTTTCCGGTCATGGTGGACCAGACCCCGGTGCGATGGCCGTATATAAGGGCAAATCCATATCTGAGGATGAGTATGCCTATGACATCACCTTGCGTTTGGCCAAGGAACTTCTGGCCCATGGAGCCATGGTCTATATTATCATCCGGGATGAAAACGATGGTATACGGGAAGAGCGTATTTTGGAAATGGACCGTGATGAGGTCGCATACCCAGACAAGGTCATTCCATTGAACCAACTGGATAGGCTGCAACAGCGCGTGGATATTGTGAACGATCTGTACAAGCAGAACAAAGGCGCCTACCAGCGACTCATCGTCACCCATGTGGATAGCAGGAGCGAGGGGCAGAATATCGATGTTTTCTTTTACCATCACGAAAAGAGCCAAAATGGGAAGCGCTTGGCAGAGAGTATCCATAAGACTTTCGAGGCAAAATACAGGCAGTACCAGCCCAACAGAAACTATTCCGGGACTTTTGAGGACCGTACCTCGCTGTTTTTGGTAAAAAAGACGCACCCAGCCATGACCTTTATCGAGATCGGGAACATTCGCAATGAGAAGGACCAGCGCCGTATTCTGGATCCTGATAATAGACAGGCATTGGCCAAATGGATTTCCGAAGGCGTTATTTTGGATTTTGAGGAACGATAG
- a CDS encoding TIGR04283 family arsenosugar biosynthesis glycosyltransferase, whose translation MQKEVPNISIIIPVLNEEDYIQRVLGKIFDHSTTTRIKEILVVDGGSTDQTVSYAKKLGVPVISSPKGRARQMNLGAKKAQGKVLYFIHVDSLPPFGFDQKIIDSYTNGKKAGCFRLRFDTPSLFLGFFAWWTKINRPICRGGDQSLYVGKELFETLGGFDQSYKVYEDNEFIGRLYKRTSFKIINDYVVTSARRYMQKGMVRLQYHFAVIHLKHYLGKGPDTLYDYYRRNIAL comes from the coding sequence ATGCAAAAAGAAGTTCCCAATATCAGTATCATCATCCCTGTGTTGAACGAGGAAGACTATATACAAAGAGTATTGGGGAAAATTTTTGATCATTCGACCACGACCCGCATAAAGGAAATTTTGGTCGTAGACGGTGGCAGTACGGACCAAACTGTTTCCTATGCCAAAAAATTGGGCGTCCCTGTTATTTCCAGTCCCAAAGGACGGGCTCGGCAAATGAACTTGGGGGCCAAAAAGGCCCAAGGGAAAGTTCTATATTTTATTCATGTGGATAGCTTGCCTCCTTTTGGTTTTGACCAAAAGATCATCGATTCCTATACCAATGGAAAAAAGGCAGGATGCTTTAGGCTCCGTTTTGATACACCCAGTCTTTTTCTTGGGTTTTTCGCGTGGTGGACTAAAATCAATCGGCCTATTTGTCGCGGTGGGGACCAATCCCTTTATGTTGGAAAGGAACTTTTTGAAACCCTGGGCGGATTTGATCAAAGCTATAAGGTTTACGAGGACAACGAATTCATAGGGCGCCTGTATAAAAGGACCTCTTTCAAAATCATCAATGATTATGTGGTAACCTCGGCCCGTAGGTACATGCAGAAAGGTATGGTAAGGTTACAATACCACTTTGCCGTTATTCACTTAAAACACTATTTGGGAAAGGGTCCTGACACCTTGTACGATTATTACAGAAGGAATATCGCCTTGTAA